The following are encoded together in the Bos javanicus breed banteng chromosome X, ARS-OSU_banteng_1.0, whole genome shotgun sequence genome:
- the LOC133243530 gene encoding melanoma-associated antigen B2-like — MPRGQKSKVRAREKYHQARSDIQVLHDQATTSRGEETTSSSLPDSESAPSSLSAAGTPKGPPGAQGTTSAAADAIPKRSGGGGTARSRSGVGARGQVQEGENSSQASAAAASSHRDLLTKKAQMLVQHMLYKYKMRELIKRSEMLKAIGRRYMKQFPEILSRASEHMEIVFGLVLKEVRPNSHCYTLVSNLDFSDSESMRGDLGLPKNGLLMPLLSFIYLNGPRISEEHIWKFLNILGIYDGRRHFIFGDTRKLITEDLVQEEYLEYRQVPGSNPPRYEFLWGPKALTETNKNKVMEFLAKVNDTVPDACLAQYEESFRQEVESTGARAAARVGTSASGMAGTSASGMAGTSASGMAGMSAWVTAGMSASVWDGPSAAAQAEYLASARPGISAAASAGPSASASAHARAVSSHSFRP, encoded by the coding sequence ATGCCCCGTGGGCAGAAGAGTAAGGTCCGTGCTCGTGAGAAATATCACCAGGCCCGGTCTGACATCCAGGTTCTTCATGATCAGGCCACCACATCTCGGGGAGAAGagaccacctcctcctcccttcctgacTCGGAGAGTGCTCCCTCAAGCTTGTCTGCTGCTGGCACCCCCAAGGGGCCTCCGGGAGCCCAAGGCACCACCAGTGCTGCTGCAGATGCTATACCCAAAAGATCTGGTGGTGGTGGCACAGCACGCTCGAGATCTGGTGTAGGTGCCAGGGGCCAAGTTCAGGAAGGTGAAAATTCCTCCcaggcctctgctgctgctgcgagcTCTCACAGAGATCTTCTGACCAAGAAGGCACAGATGTTGGTGCAGCACATGCTGTATAAGTATAAGATGAGGGAGCTCATTAAGAGGTCTGAAATGCTGAAGGCAATCGGTAGAAGGTACATGAAGCAATTCCCAGAGATCCTCAGCAGGGCCTCTGAGCACATGGAGATTGTGTTTGGCCTGGTGCTGAAGGAAGTCAGACCCAACAGTCACTGCTATACCCTGGTGAGCAACCTAGATTTCAGCGACAGTGAGTCTATGAGAGGTGACTTGGGGCTGCCTAAGAATGGTCTTCTAATGCCTCTGCTGAGTTTCATCTACCTGAATGGCCCCCGTATCTCTGAGgagcacatctggaagttcctgaatATTCTGGGCATCTATGATGGAAGAAGGCACTTCATCTTTGGAGACACCAGGAAGCTCATCACAGAAGATCTGGTGCAGGAAGAGTACCTGGAGTACCGCCAGGTGCCTGGCAGCAATCCCCCTCGCTATGAGTTCCTCTGGGGTCCTAAAGCGCTTACAGAAACCAACAAGAATAAAGTCATGGAGTTTTTGGCCAAGGTCAATGATACAGTCCCTGATGCCTGCCTGGCGCAGTATGAGGAATCTTTCAGACAGGAAGTAGAGAGCACCGGGGCCAGAGCTGCAGCCAGGGTTGGCACTTCTGCCTCGGGCATGGCTGGCACTTCTGCCTCGGGCATGGCTGGCACTTCTGCCTCGGGCATGGCTGGCATGTCTGCCTGGGTTACTGCAGGCATGTCTGCCTCGGTCTGGGATGGCCCTTCTGCTGCAGCCCAGGCTGAGTATCTTGCCTCAGCCAGGCCTGGCATTTCTGCtgcagccagtgctggcccttctgcctcggccAGTGCCCACGCTAGGGCCGTATCCAGCCACTCATTTCGCCCCTAG